One Ignavibacterium album JCM 16511 genomic region harbors:
- a CDS encoding glycosyltransferase family 4 protein codes for MRLNDAINKIAFISDYPPRKCGIATFTQDLRNALSSQYPHSDAFIISVNDIKEGYSYPPEVRFDIQQNDISTYRNAADYLNFNPADIVSVQHEFGIFGGPAGNYLLTILREIKIPVVTTFHTVLKNPDADQLKVMRELIRLSARYVVMSETGKEFLEKIYNADPLRIDIIPHGIPDMPFVDPNFYKDQFGVEGKNVILTFGLISPGKGIENVLKALPKVISKYPNTVYIILGATHPNLLRQQGESYRLSLERLANDLGINKNVIFYNRFVSLDELKEFIGAADIYITPYLNEAQITSGTLSYAFGCGKAVISTPYWHAKELLSDNRGILVPFNDPDAIAEAIELLISNETLRHSMRKRAYIIGREMIWSNVAHLYMESFIKARKSRLSFTKHRMVIKTLDEENLNLPKVKTDYLKKLTDNTGIIQHAKYSIPNYKDGYCLDDNARALILTVLLENTQFYSEEIKSLQETYASFINYAFDEENKFFKNKLSFERKWLEEKGSEDSNGRAIWALGTVINRSKNQQLQNWAADVFIRALDGVEEFISTRAWAFVLLGISEYLSKFGGDRIANQIRDELEKKLINIYKIVSSEDWKWFENYLTYSNAKLSLGLIASSMISGNQEALSIGLDSLHWLCKIQKSSTGNFAPIGNDGFYTRGQKRALYDQQPIEAFSTVAATLKAYEATKDIEWLKEARLAFEWFLGRNDNQVSLIEHNSGACRDGLHIDRANSNMGAESTLAYLLSLTLMYLYSEAYSISENNFEKTEVEKISVVTN; via the coding sequence ATGAGATTAAACGATGCTATCAACAAAATTGCTTTTATTTCTGATTACCCACCACGCAAGTGTGGAATTGCAACTTTCACCCAGGATCTTAGAAATGCACTTAGCTCTCAATATCCACATTCTGATGCATTCATTATTTCCGTTAATGATATCAAAGAAGGATATAGTTATCCTCCCGAAGTAAGATTTGATATACAACAAAATGATATTTCTACTTACAGAAATGCTGCTGATTACCTCAACTTCAATCCGGCAGATATTGTTTCTGTTCAACACGAGTTTGGAATTTTTGGAGGTCCTGCCGGAAATTATCTTCTCACTATCCTTAGAGAAATTAAAATTCCTGTTGTCACAACATTCCATACGGTTCTTAAAAATCCAGATGCAGATCAGTTGAAAGTAATGAGGGAATTAATAAGACTTTCGGCAAGATATGTTGTAATGTCTGAAACAGGGAAAGAATTTCTTGAGAAAATTTATAATGCTGATCCGTTAAGAATTGATATAATCCCTCACGGTATCCCTGATATGCCTTTTGTTGATCCGAATTTTTATAAAGACCAGTTTGGTGTTGAAGGTAAAAATGTGATTTTAACTTTTGGACTAATATCCCCCGGTAAAGGTATTGAAAATGTACTCAAAGCTTTACCAAAAGTTATTAGCAAATATCCGAACACAGTTTATATCATACTTGGAGCAACACACCCGAATCTTTTAAGACAACAGGGCGAATCTTACAGACTAAGTTTGGAAAGATTGGCGAATGATTTAGGCATCAACAAAAATGTAATTTTTTACAACCGCTTTGTTAGTCTTGATGAATTAAAAGAATTCATTGGTGCAGCTGACATTTATATCACACCTTATCTTAATGAAGCACAAATAACTTCAGGAACACTTTCATATGCTTTTGGTTGCGGCAAAGCAGTAATTTCCACCCCTTATTGGCATGCAAAAGAATTACTTAGCGACAATCGCGGAATTCTTGTCCCTTTTAATGATCCTGACGCAATTGCTGAAGCAATTGAGCTTTTGATTTCGAATGAAACTCTTCGACATTCAATGAGAAAGCGGGCATATATTATTGGACGGGAAATGATTTGGAGTAATGTTGCACATCTTTATATGGAGTCATTCATAAAAGCTAGAAAATCAAGATTGAGCTTTACAAAACATCGAATGGTAATTAAAACACTTGATGAAGAAAATCTGAATCTTCCAAAAGTAAAAACTGATTATCTTAAGAAACTCACAGATAATACTGGCATAATTCAGCACGCAAAATATTCAATCCCGAATTATAAGGATGGATACTGCCTCGATGATAATGCAAGAGCTTTGATTTTGACTGTGCTTTTAGAAAACACACAGTTTTATTCAGAAGAAATAAAAAGTTTACAAGAGACTTACGCCTCATTTATAAATTATGCCTTTGATGAAGAAAACAAATTTTTCAAAAATAAACTTTCATTTGAAAGAAAATGGCTCGAAGAAAAAGGTTCTGAGGATAGTAATGGCCGAGCAATCTGGGCACTCGGAACTGTGATCAACAGAAGTAAAAATCAGCAGTTGCAGAATTGGGCTGCGGATGTTTTTATCAGAGCATTAGACGGTGTTGAAGAATTTATTTCAACAAGAGCTTGGGCTTTCGTGTTATTGGGCATTTCAGAATATTTATCAAAGTTTGGTGGAGACAGGATAGCCAACCAGATTCGCGATGAATTGGAGAAGAAGTTAATCAATATATATAAAATTGTTTCTTCGGAAGATTGGAAGTGGTTCGAAAACTATCTTACTTATTCTAATGCAAAACTGTCATTGGGTCTGATTGCTTCGTCAATGATTTCCGGAAATCAGGAAGCGTTATCAATTGGATTGGATTCACTTCATTGGCTATGTAAGATTCAGAAATCTTCAACCGGTAATTTTGCACCAATCGGTAATGATGGTTTTTACACCCGAGGTCAAAAGCGTGCTTTGTATGATCAGCAGCCAATAGAAGCTTTTTCAACAGTGGCTGCAACCTTAAAAGCTTATGAAGCAACTAAAGACATTGAATGGTTAAAAGAAGCTCGTTTAGCTTTCGAATGGTTCCTTGGAAGGAATGATAATCAGGTTTCTTTAATTGAACATAATTCAGGTGCATGCAGAGATGGTTTGCACATTGATCGCGCAAATTCAAATATGGGTGCTGAATCAACTCTTGCTTATTTACTATCACTTACTTTAATGTATTTATATTCTGAAGCTTATTCTATCTCTGAAAATAATTTTGAAAAAACGGAGGTAGAAAAAATTTCAGTGGTTACAAATTAA
- a CDS encoding glycoside hydrolase family 130 protein, which produces MNIIRKDIILRPDPKRVLFRPFIPKTRKQILKIIARILQLSEDEVNNKYDEIISDFGKRHNEVENYFLKQFETVKDLIFTDQNLSEKRKLLIGAYFTLEYSFESSALFNPSMIWHPDQTNVPAGSKRFILSLRAIGEGHISSITFRQGRVDKVGNISIDNPTRFVTYADIIPDSSYQKDLFTKKLKELGLFNDFTKKVLDELKIYFTLNELKEVLRQVVKSYSFIFPNADVIASKILNLAKSNYEIEFPKDTDISERVIFPSTPNEINGIEDARFCEFKDEDGSITYYATYTAYDGEVVFPQLLETKDFYHFKVNTLNGPAVQNKGMALFPKKINGHYAMLSRQDGENIYIMFSDMIHFWYHKKLLLRPTYHWEFVQIGNSGSPIETDYGWLVLYHGVGAMRKYSLGAFLLDKEDPTKVIGRTKEPILTANENEREGYVPNVIYTCGEQIFEGNLIIPYAMSDYASSFAIVPLEDIINEMVKV; this is translated from the coding sequence ATGAACATTATTCGGAAGGATATTATTCTTCGTCCTGACCCTAAAAGAGTATTGTTCAGACCATTTATTCCAAAGACAAGAAAGCAAATACTAAAGATTATTGCACGCATATTGCAACTAAGTGAGGATGAAGTAAATAATAAATATGATGAGATAATAAGTGATTTTGGTAAAAGACATAATGAAGTTGAGAACTATTTTCTTAAGCAATTTGAAACAGTTAAAGACTTAATTTTTACTGATCAAAATTTGTCTGAGAAAAGAAAACTCCTCATCGGAGCTTACTTCACTTTGGAATATTCGTTTGAATCATCGGCACTTTTTAATCCTTCGATGATCTGGCATCCTGATCAAACCAATGTTCCTGCAGGAAGTAAGCGATTTATTCTGAGTTTACGTGCAATTGGCGAAGGTCATATTTCATCAATCACTTTCAGACAAGGTCGAGTAGATAAAGTTGGAAATATTTCAATTGATAATCCAACAAGGTTTGTTACTTATGCTGATATTATTCCGGATTCATCTTACCAGAAAGATTTATTCACAAAAAAACTTAAAGAGCTTGGATTATTTAATGATTTCACCAAAAAAGTTCTTGATGAATTAAAAATATATTTTACTTTGAATGAATTGAAAGAAGTATTAAGGCAGGTTGTAAAGTCTTATTCATTTATCTTTCCAAATGCTGATGTTATTGCTTCAAAGATTCTAAATCTTGCTAAATCAAATTATGAAATAGAATTTCCTAAAGATACTGATATATCTGAAAGAGTAATTTTCCCTTCAACTCCAAATGAAATTAATGGAATAGAAGATGCTCGCTTCTGTGAATTCAAAGATGAGGATGGTTCAATTACTTACTATGCAACTTACACTGCTTATGATGGTGAGGTTGTTTTTCCTCAGCTGCTCGAAACAAAAGATTTTTATCACTTTAAAGTTAATACTTTGAATGGTCCGGCAGTGCAGAACAAAGGAATGGCTTTATTCCCAAAAAAAATTAACGGACACTATGCAATGCTTTCGCGCCAGGATGGAGAAAATATTTATATAATGTTTTCGGATATGATTCATTTCTGGTATCATAAAAAATTATTGCTTCGACCAACCTATCATTGGGAGTTTGTCCAAATAGGTAATAGTGGTTCGCCAATTGAAACCGATTATGGATGGCTCGTTCTGTATCACGGGGTTGGAGCGATGAGAAAGTATTCGTTGGGTGCTTTCTTACTTGATAAAGAAGACCCGACTAAAGTTATCGGAAGAACCAAAGAACCAATTCTTACGGCAAACGAAAATGAAAGAGAAGGATATGTCCCGAATGTTATTTACACCTGTGGTGAACAAATTTTTGAAGGTAATCTTATTATTCCTTATGCGATGTCTGATTATGCTAGCAGCTTCGCCATTGTTCCACTTGAAGATATAATTAATGAGATGGTAAAAGTTTAG
- a CDS encoding glycoside hydrolase family 130 protein, which translates to MIKRYESNPIIKPDDILIDNDELEVFGVFNPGAAKFNDEIILLLRVAVKPKSEKGWIKIPIADKTDSFAIKILKWKKTKSLKILDKDARFIDINDKRYLTSISLIYLARIRDGIHFDISKEPALAPSNEHEVFGVEDPRIIRIDEKYYITYTAVSENSFCTALASTEDFKKFEKLGIIFPPENKDAVFFPERINGKYFSLHRPTVSFIGRPSIWISESEDLIHWGKHRIFLTPNNTKWERTKIGAGPQPLLTDKGWLIFYHSCGDNQTYSMNLILTEKNNTQKIIGKSTKPIFTPRYKYEKVGVVPNVVFCNGWIAKDKEKILIYYGAADKYVALAETEIDLLLSSLKRV; encoded by the coding sequence ATGATAAAAAGATATGAATCAAATCCAATAATAAAACCTGATGATATTTTAATAGATAATGATGAGTTAGAAGTATTTGGAGTTTTCAATCCTGGTGCAGCGAAATTTAATGATGAAATAATTTTACTGCTTCGTGTGGCAGTAAAACCTAAATCAGAAAAGGGTTGGATTAAAATTCCAATTGCCGATAAAACAGATTCATTTGCTATCAAAATTCTGAAATGGAAGAAAACAAAATCGTTAAAAATTTTGGATAAAGATGCAAGATTCATTGATATAAACGACAAGAGATATCTGACATCAATCAGTTTAATTTACCTTGCACGAATTAGAGATGGAATTCATTTCGATATAAGCAAAGAACCTGCTCTTGCTCCTTCAAATGAGCACGAAGTTTTTGGAGTAGAAGATCCAAGAATTATCAGAATTGATGAAAAATATTATATAACCTACACCGCAGTTTCGGAAAATAGTTTTTGTACTGCATTGGCATCTACAGAAGACTTTAAAAAATTTGAAAAACTTGGAATTATTTTTCCACCAGAGAACAAAGATGCTGTATTCTTTCCGGAAAGAATAAATGGAAAATATTTTTCGTTACATCGTCCGACTGTTTCATTTATCGGCAGACCATCAATCTGGATTTCAGAATCTGAAGATTTAATCCATTGGGGAAAACACAGAATATTTTTAACTCCAAACAATACCAAGTGGGAAAGAACAAAAATTGGTGCTGGACCTCAACCACTTTTAACAGATAAAGGTTGGCTTATATTTTACCATTCATGCGGAGATAATCAAACATATTCTATGAATTTAATTTTAACAGAGAAGAATAATACTCAAAAAATAATTGGCAAATCAACTAAACCCATTTTCACTCCTCGATATAAATATGAAAAAGTTGGTGTAGTTCCGAATGTTGTTTTTTGCAATGGATGGATTGCTAAGGATAAGGAAAAAATTCTGATTTACTATGGCGCAGCAGATAAATATGTAGCTTTGGCAGAAACTGAAATTGATCTTCTTCTCTCATCATTGAAACGAGTTTAA
- a CDS encoding heavy metal translocating P-type ATPase: MNEISNTSIKLSCYHCGQDCPDDSIQIEDKNFCCNGCKTVYEILNQNQLCSYYNFENNPGISPASVSDKRYDYLDEPDVIEKLTDFRDDKYASLTFYIPQMHCSSCIWLLENLYKLNSAIVLSKVNFVRKELNVRYLHEKLSLKELVKLLASIGYEPQISLDSVESKKEKHPNRQLYYKIGIAGFAFGNIMLFSFPEYFSIDITETFLKKFFSYLNLILALPVFFYSASDYFISAFKGLRKKVINIDVPISLGILVLFIRSAYEILFSVGPGYFDSMTGLVFFLLIGKILQEKTYDALNFERDYKAYFPLSVTIKQNENEKSIPISKLMIGNRILVRKNEIIPADSILINGEGIIDYSFVTGESHPVSKVSGEMIFAGGRQLGSAIELEVIKEVSQSYLTRLWNNDTFNKAGESYFTRFSNTVSKYFTIIVLLIAIGAGSYWLTVDLKTALHVFTSVLIVACPCALALSTPFTLGNAMRILGRNKFYLKNSSVIEEMAKVNEIVFDKTGTITESGKADIIFHGKVLTAFEQKLVKSLVRNSTHPLSKRIYDSIDLNEVFLVTKLEEKPGFGISGVIYGNELKLGSAKFVGEEKDIDENLQTKIHLSINGQVVGKFIIANSYREGISDVIKKLSLDYHLSLLSGDNEGEKSTLENFFGKNSKLNFHQSPEDKLIYVKEQQQKGKKVLMLGDGLNDAGALSQSDVGIAVTNDISNFSPACDAILHGSELKKIPQFLAYSKDSIKIIYASFVISFLYNLIGLSFAVEAMLSPILAAILMPVSSISVVLFATVMTNIFGKKRGLSSKLL; this comes from the coding sequence ATGAACGAAATTTCTAACACAAGCATTAAACTAAGTTGTTATCACTGCGGACAGGATTGTCCGGATGATTCAATTCAAATTGAAGACAAAAACTTTTGTTGCAATGGTTGCAAAACTGTTTATGAAATTCTGAATCAGAATCAGCTTTGCAGCTACTACAATTTTGAGAACAATCCCGGAATTTCTCCTGCAAGTGTATCGGATAAGAGGTACGATTATCTTGACGAACCGGATGTCATTGAGAAGCTTACTGACTTTAGAGATGATAAATACGCATCACTTACTTTTTACATTCCCCAAATGCATTGCAGCAGTTGTATCTGGTTGCTTGAAAATCTCTATAAATTAAATTCTGCTATAGTCCTATCCAAAGTAAATTTTGTTAGAAAAGAATTAAATGTAAGATATCTTCACGAAAAATTATCACTTAAAGAATTAGTAAAGCTTCTTGCGTCTATTGGTTATGAGCCACAAATATCGCTTGATAGCGTTGAATCGAAAAAAGAAAAGCATCCGAACAGACAACTCTACTATAAGATTGGTATTGCAGGATTTGCTTTTGGTAACATAATGCTGTTTTCATTCCCTGAATATTTTTCAATTGATATTACAGAAACTTTTCTCAAAAAATTTTTTTCGTATTTAAATCTGATATTGGCTCTTCCGGTATTTTTTTATTCCGCATCAGATTATTTCATCTCTGCGTTCAAAGGTTTGCGTAAAAAAGTAATAAACATTGATGTCCCTATCTCACTTGGAATACTTGTATTGTTTATCAGAAGTGCTTATGAAATTCTTTTCAGTGTTGGGCCAGGTTATTTCGATTCTATGACAGGATTAGTTTTCTTTTTATTGATCGGCAAAATTCTTCAGGAAAAAACTTATGATGCTCTGAATTTTGAGAGGGATTACAAAGCATATTTTCCGCTTTCTGTTACAATCAAACAAAATGAAAACGAAAAATCTATTCCTATTTCAAAACTGATGATTGGTAACAGAATTCTTGTCAGAAAAAATGAAATCATTCCTGCTGACTCAATACTAATAAATGGAGAAGGAATTATTGATTATAGTTTTGTTACCGGAGAATCTCATCCTGTTTCCAAAGTTAGTGGTGAAATGATTTTCGCCGGTGGCCGACAACTCGGCAGCGCAATCGAATTGGAAGTAATTAAAGAAGTTTCGCAAAGTTATCTGACAAGATTATGGAACAACGACACATTCAATAAAGCAGGTGAAAGTTATTTTACAAGATTTTCAAACACAGTAAGTAAATATTTTACAATCATTGTTCTTCTGATAGCCATTGGTGCCGGAAGTTATTGGTTAACAGTTGACTTGAAAACTGCTTTGCATGTTTTCACTTCAGTTTTAATTGTTGCTTGTCCGTGTGCACTTGCTTTATCCACTCCGTTTACTCTTGGTAACGCAATGAGAATATTAGGTCGGAATAAATTTTATCTTAAAAACTCATCTGTTATTGAAGAGATGGCAAAGGTTAATGAAATCGTTTTTGATAAAACAGGAACAATTACGGAGTCAGGAAAAGCAGATATAATTTTTCATGGCAAAGTTCTTACTGCATTCGAACAGAAATTAGTTAAATCACTTGTACGAAATTCAACTCATCCACTTAGCAAAAGGATTTATGATTCAATAGATTTGAATGAAGTTTTTCTTGTTACCAAGTTGGAAGAAAAACCTGGCTTCGGAATTTCAGGTGTAATTTATGGTAATGAATTAAAGCTCGGATCAGCAAAGTTTGTCGGTGAAGAGAAAGATATTGATGAAAATCTTCAGACAAAAATTCATTTATCAATTAACGGACAAGTTGTTGGTAAATTCATTATAGCAAATTCATATCGTGAAGGGATTTCTGATGTTATAAAAAAATTATCATTAGACTATCATCTGAGTCTTCTTTCTGGTGACAATGAGGGAGAAAAATCAACTCTCGAAAATTTCTTTGGTAAAAATTCAAAACTTAATTTTCATCAATCTCCTGAAGATAAATTGATTTATGTAAAAGAGCAGCAACAGAAAGGCAAAAAAGTTTTAATGCTTGGTGATGGATTGAATGATGCAGGTGCGCTTAGCCAAAGTGATGTCGGAATTGCTGTAACCAATGATATCAGTAACTTCTCACCAGCTTGCGATGCAATATTGCACGGCAGTGAGTTGAAGAAAATTCCACAATTTTTGGCTTATTCCAAAGACAGCATAAAAATTATTTATGCCAGTTTTGTAATTTCATTTTTGTATAATCTTATAGGTCTGTCTTTTGCAGTCGAGGCAATGCTTTCACCTATTTTAGCGGCTATACTAATGCCGGTTAGTTCAATTTCAGTAGTTTTATTTGCAACTGTTATGACTAACATCTTTGGAAAGAAGCGAGGTTTGTCATCGAAGTTATTGTAA
- the ccoS gene encoding cbb3-type cytochrome oxidase assembly protein CcoS — protein MIAFIWSVKSGQYQDTYTPSVRILLDEEKKEQNQNNNSKK, from the coding sequence TTGATTGCATTTATATGGAGTGTAAAATCCGGACAGTATCAGGATACTTACACTCCTTCAGTCAGAATTTTATTAGATGAAGAGAAAAAAGAACAAAATCAAAATAACAACTCTAAAAAGTAA
- the ccoN gene encoding cytochrome-c oxidase, cbb3-type subunit I — MELERFSYDNKIVRNFAYATMLWGVVGMLVGLLIATQLFVPELNFSIPFLTFGRIRPLHTNAVIFAFVGNAIFMGIYYSLPRLLKTPMFSKLLSAIHFWGWQLIIVAAAITLPLGITTSKEYAELEWPIDIAITLVWVVFGINMIGTLLKRRESHIYVAIWFYLATWVTVAVLHIVNSFEIPVTFLKSYSLYAGVQDALVQWWYGHNAVAFFLTTPYLGLMYYYLPKAANRPVYSYRLSILHFWTLIFIYIWAGPHHLLYSALPDWAQSLGTVFSAMLIAPSWGGMINGLLTLRGAWDRVRQDPILKFMVVAVTAYGMATFEGPTLSLKNVNAIAHFTDWIIAHVHVGALGWNGFLTFGILYWLIPRLWRTNLYSVKMANVHFWIGFLGIVFYALSMWFSGITQSLMWKQFNDLGTLQYPNFLETVLQIVPMYIIRATGGTLYLTGVVLMIYNLIKTIRQGSFLAEESAEAPALHPFKDPFKKGTRHRWLEGKPVYFTVASLIVILIGGIVEFVPTFLVKSNIPTIASVKPYTPLELQGRDIYIREACNSCHSQLVRPFRSETERYGEYSKAGEYVYDHPFLWGSKRTGPDLHRVGGKYPNSWHYLHMENPRSMSPGSLMPPYPWLLENDLNTSTTAAKIKALRKIGVPYPEGYEDIANDELVKQADAIALDLQKNGIPAEPQKEIIALIAYLQRLGTDIKVNKQTAQK, encoded by the coding sequence ATGGAGTTAGAAAGATTCAGTTATGATAATAAGATTGTCCGGAACTTTGCATATGCAACAATGCTTTGGGGTGTTGTTGGTATGTTGGTCGGATTACTTATTGCAACGCAACTATTTGTACCCGAACTAAACTTCAGCATTCCATTTTTAACTTTCGGAAGAATCAGACCTCTGCATACAAACGCAGTGATATTTGCATTTGTCGGTAATGCAATTTTTATGGGAATTTATTACTCGCTGCCAAGATTACTTAAAACTCCAATGTTTAGTAAACTTCTGAGTGCTATCCATTTCTGGGGTTGGCAGCTGATAATTGTGGCTGCAGCAATAACTTTGCCGTTAGGTATTACAACATCAAAAGAATATGCAGAGCTGGAATGGCCAATCGATATTGCAATCACACTTGTTTGGGTTGTCTTCGGAATAAATATGATTGGAACACTTCTTAAAAGAAGGGAAAGTCATATTTATGTTGCCATTTGGTTTTACCTTGCAACCTGGGTCACTGTGGCTGTACTTCATATTGTAAATTCATTTGAAATACCTGTAACATTTCTTAAAAGTTATTCACTTTATGCAGGTGTTCAGGATGCTTTGGTTCAATGGTGGTATGGACACAATGCTGTAGCATTCTTTCTTACAACTCCTTATTTAGGTTTGATGTATTATTATCTGCCTAAGGCAGCAAATCGTCCGGTCTATTCTTATCGTTTATCAATCCTACATTTCTGGACTTTGATATTTATTTACATCTGGGCTGGTCCGCATCATTTACTTTATTCAGCTTTGCCGGATTGGGCTCAATCACTCGGAACGGTTTTTTCTGCAATGTTAATTGCTCCTTCCTGGGGTGGAATGATAAATGGTCTTTTAACTCTTAGAGGTGCCTGGGATAGAGTTCGGCAAGATCCAATTTTAAAATTTATGGTTGTTGCTGTTACGGCTTATGGTATGGCAACATTCGAAGGACCTACTCTTTCTCTTAAAAATGTAAATGCAATTGCACACTTTACTGATTGGATAATAGCTCATGTACATGTTGGTGCTTTAGGTTGGAATGGCTTTTTAACTTTCGGAATTCTTTACTGGTTAATTCCGAGATTATGGCGAACAAATTTGTATTCTGTTAAAATGGCAAATGTTCACTTCTGGATTGGATTTTTAGGAATTGTCTTTTATGCTTTATCAATGTGGTTCTCCGGAATTACTCAATCGTTAATGTGGAAACAATTTAATGATCTCGGAACTCTACAGTATCCTAACTTTCTTGAAACAGTTCTTCAGATTGTTCCGATGTATATTATCAGAGCAACTGGTGGAACTCTTTATTTAACTGGTGTTGTACTGATGATCTACAATCTAATCAAAACCATCAGGCAAGGTTCTTTCCTCGCTGAAGAATCTGCAGAAGCTCCGGCTCTTCATCCTTTCAAAGATCCATTTAAGAAAGGAACAAGACATCGCTGGTTGGAAGGCAAACCCGTTTATTTCACCGTTGCTTCACTCATCGTTATTCTTATTGGTGGAATAGTTGAATTTGTTCCCACATTTTTAGTAAAATCAAATATTCCAACAATTGCTTCAGTTAAACCTTATACTCCGCTTGAGCTTCAGGGAAGAGATATCTATATAAGAGAAGCTTGCAATAGCTGTCACTCACAGTTGGTTCGTCCGTTCAGATCAGAAACTGAAAGGTATGGTGAGTATTCTAAAGCAGGAGAATATGTTTATGATCATCCTTTCCTTTGGGGTTCGAAAAGAACAGGACCGGACTTACACCGAGTTGGCGGAAAATATCCGAACTCTTGGCATTATCTGCATATGGAGAATCCAAGATCAATGTCTCCCGGTTCGTTAATGCCTCCTTATCCATGGTTGCTCGAAAATGATTTGAATACTTCCACAACGGCAGCAAAAATAAAAGCTTTAAGAAAAATTGGTGTACCTTATCCTGAAGGTTATGAGGATATTGCAAATGATGAATTAGTAAAACAAGCCGACGCAATTGCCCTCGACTTGCAGAAAAACGGAATTCCTGCTGAACCGCAAAAAGAGATAATTGCTTTGATAGCTTATCTTCAAAGATTAGGCACAGATATAAAAGTTAATAAACAAACCGCACAGAAGTAA
- a CDS encoding cbb3-type cytochrome c oxidase N-terminal domain-containing protein, giving the protein MKNMLNSFSMKVLFAILSFSGYLFAAGEADYPENYYDKVAVFLVAVIIFAFLALAYFEGRQKPAAEKKKSVLWAKIKQYLTKSTPIEKENEILLVDHNYDGIKELDNRIPPWFSGLFYVTILFAVWYMIYYHVIGAGPLQEQEYAEEVRLAEIKKAELVKSGALINEETVTLLTDAADLNEGKEIFTKNCVACHAADGGGLVGPNLTDDYWIHGGGIKNVFKVIKYGVTNKGMLAWQNQLNPKQMQAVASYVISLHGTKPANPKAPEGEIWKE; this is encoded by the coding sequence ATGAAAAACATGCTTAATTCATTTTCAATGAAAGTTTTATTTGCAATTTTATCCTTCAGCGGATATTTATTTGCTGCCGGAGAAGCAGACTATCCGGAAAATTATTATGATAAAGTTGCAGTATTCTTAGTCGCAGTAATAATATTTGCATTTTTAGCACTTGCATATTTCGAAGGGAGACAGAAACCTGCTGCTGAAAAGAAAAAATCAGTACTTTGGGCAAAGATTAAACAATATCTTACCAAATCAACACCAATTGAAAAAGAGAATGAAATTCTTCTAGTTGACCATAATTACGATGGCATCAAAGAACTCGATAACCGAATTCCGCCTTGGTTCAGCGGATTGTTCTATGTTACAATTCTATTCGCTGTGTGGTATATGATTTACTACCATGTAATTGGTGCCGGTCCTTTACAAGAACAGGAATATGCAGAAGAAGTTCGGCTTGCTGAAATTAAAAAAGCCGAGCTTGTTAAATCAGGTGCTCTTATAAATGAAGAGACAGTAACACTTTTAACCGATGCTGCAGATTTGAATGAAGGTAAAGAAATCTTTACCAAAAACTGTGTGGCTTGTCATGCTGCTGATGGTGGTGGTTTGGTCGGTCCGAATTTAACTGACGATTACTGGATTCATGGCGGCGGAATCAAGAATGTTTTTAAAGTTATCAAATATGGTGTAACAAATAAGGGAATGCTTGCTTGGCAAAATCAGTTAAACCCAAAACAGATGCAGGCAGTGGCCAGTTATGTAATTTCGTTGCACGGAACAAAGCCGGCTAATCCCAAAGCTCCCGAAGGTGAAATCTGGAAAGAATAA